From Streptomyces sp. NBC_00237, a single genomic window includes:
- a CDS encoding amidohydrolase family protein: MQPRHTPDVSRPLPCDLLLSGGRVVTVDGRRAVYEPGSVAISGNRVVAIGPVAEIDDQWEAARTVDCRGKAVLPGFVDGHSHLFQALARGMGEGLSIWPWLCEFMWPYSIAVDPEDARVAATLGAVEALRSGITTVIDNHYAPTDPDTVLAVARAVEAAGLRGAIARGMLGHKTEVARRRGLPDALYRYSTQEELDITRDCMQRRPPRTSMVEIWPAPLNLSYVDQDLVRGAVELAAEFGTRWHTHCSEGAKDPASYLEAYGVRPVEWLAREGLLDERATLAHAIWLDDAEVKHVGERRAGVSHNPASNAYLASGVMRLRELRDAGAVVSLGTDGPSAGHRQDMFEVMKQTLFGQRQHHLDPASARCEEALELATREGGRYAGTGTGTLSVGAAADVVVVDLDRPHLRPVHRTVATLVYSARGSDVAMTIVDGRVVFEDGRCVLVDEASLLAEAQERAERLVSRAGFDALRSPWRH, from the coding sequence ATGCAGCCCAGGCACACCCCTGACGTCTCCCGCCCCCTGCCGTGCGACCTCCTGCTGTCGGGCGGGCGGGTGGTGACCGTCGACGGGCGGCGGGCCGTGTACGAACCGGGCTCGGTGGCGATCTCGGGCAACCGGGTCGTGGCGATCGGCCCGGTCGCCGAGATCGACGACCAGTGGGAGGCGGCACGGACCGTCGACTGCCGGGGCAAGGCGGTGCTGCCTGGCTTCGTCGACGGGCACTCGCACCTCTTCCAGGCGCTGGCCAGGGGCATGGGCGAGGGCTTGTCGATCTGGCCGTGGCTGTGCGAGTTCATGTGGCCGTACTCGATAGCCGTCGACCCCGAGGACGCCCGGGTGGCGGCCACGCTGGGCGCGGTCGAGGCGCTCCGCTCGGGCATCACCACCGTGATCGACAACCACTACGCACCGACCGACCCGGACACCGTGCTGGCCGTGGCACGGGCCGTCGAGGCGGCCGGGCTGCGGGGCGCGATCGCGCGCGGGATGCTCGGGCACAAGACGGAGGTGGCTCGGCGACGGGGGCTGCCGGACGCGCTGTACCGCTACTCCACGCAGGAGGAGCTGGACATCACCCGGGATTGCATGCAGCGCCGCCCGCCGCGCACCTCGATGGTCGAGATCTGGCCCGCGCCGCTCAATCTGAGCTACGTCGACCAGGACCTGGTCCGGGGTGCGGTGGAGTTGGCCGCCGAGTTCGGGACGCGCTGGCACACGCACTGCTCGGAGGGGGCCAAGGACCCGGCGAGCTATCTGGAGGCGTACGGCGTACGACCGGTGGAGTGGCTGGCCAGGGAGGGACTGCTCGACGAGCGGGCCACCCTGGCGCACGCGATCTGGCTGGACGACGCCGAGGTCAAGCACGTCGGAGAGCGCCGGGCCGGGGTCTCCCACAACCCGGCCTCCAACGCGTATCTGGCCTCCGGCGTGATGCGGCTGCGCGAGCTGCGGGACGCGGGCGCGGTGGTGTCGCTGGGCACCGACGGGCCGAGCGCCGGGCACCGGCAGGACATGTTCGAGGTGATGAAGCAGACCCTCTTCGGCCAGCGGCAGCACCACCTCGACCCGGCGTCGGCGCGCTGCGAGGAGGCGCTGGAACTGGCCACCCGCGAGGGCGGCAGGTACGCGGGCACCGGTACCGGCACGCTCTCGGTGGGCGCCGCCGCGGACGTCGTGGTCGTGGACCTGGACCGGCCGCACCTGCGTCCCGTGCACCGCACGGTCGCCACCCTCGTCTACTCCGCGCGCGGCAGCGACGTCGCGATGACGATCGTCGACGGCCGGGTGGTGTTCGAGGACGGGCGCTGCGTCCTCGTGGACGAGGCGTCGCTGCTGGCCGAGGCGCAGGAGCGGGCGGAACGGCTGGTGTCCCGGGCCGGTTTCGACGCGTTGCGCAGCCCTTGGCGGCACTGA
- a CDS encoding SGM_5486 family transporter-associated protein, whose amino-acid sequence MPVLDPNPQNGQKKLLIVLGAMLLVTVVIAVIATIASP is encoded by the coding sequence ATGCCTGTACTCGACCCGAATCCCCAGAACGGTCAGAAGAAGCTGCTGATCGTGCTCGGCGCGATGCTCCTCGTCACGGTGGTCATCGCGGTCATCGCCACGATCGCCTCCCCCTGA
- a CDS encoding molybdopterin cofactor-binding domain-containing protein: MSTATGIRNGVGESVRRPDGRLKVKGDFAYSSDLHADNMVWGATLRSPHPSARITRFDASRALKLPGVVAVLTHEDVPGHPLYGMKVADQPVLAKDVVRYQGEPVALVAAEHPETARRALRLIEVEYEIRTPLTDSEQAVSGEGPRVHDRRVDGKDELGNVVRHVRIRHGDMAEAERLAEVVVSGTYDVGMQDQAFLGPESGLAIPAEDGGVDVYVSTQWLYDDQHQMCSALGLPPSMVRLTMSGVGGAFGGREDVSVQIHSALLALHTGRPVKMSYNREESFFGHVHRHPAKMWFEHGATRDGRIVYVKARLVFDGGAYTSTSQVVIANGSYFAAGAYEVPHVEIDGYSVYTNNPPCGAMRGFGAVQSCYGVESNLDKLARALGIEPVELRIRNAMTTGTMLPTGQRVDGPAPAAELLERLRDRPLPPPGDGVFGLPGGLNNTTRGEGIRRGVGYAIGVKAIGFSGGVDDRSVARVRLSLADGEPVAQVHTSAAECGQGIVTVQAQIVRTELGVQQVTVLPADTQVGDAGSSSASRISWMSGGAVQGACKALRRRLTELGDGDLGQLLAVHGPLEEEYEYSHRRTYPVDPERGQGQAHIAFAFAAHRAVVEVDTELGLVKVVELATAQDVGRAMNPLAVEGQIEGGSAQGLGLALMEELHVKDGKVRNPSFTDYLIPTIADMPSVPIDLLELPHPDSPYGLNGVGEPPTLSSTPAIANALRDATGLELGRVPVRPDNFTDPARP; this comes from the coding sequence GTGAGCACCGCTACCGGAATCCGGAATGGGGTGGGCGAAAGCGTCCGGCGGCCCGACGGCCGGCTGAAGGTCAAGGGGGACTTCGCGTACTCCTCGGACCTGCACGCGGACAACATGGTGTGGGGCGCGACGCTCCGCAGCCCGCACCCCTCCGCCCGCATCACACGCTTCGACGCGAGCCGGGCGCTGAAGCTCCCGGGCGTCGTCGCGGTGCTCACGCACGAGGACGTTCCCGGGCATCCGCTGTACGGCATGAAGGTCGCCGACCAGCCCGTACTGGCCAAGGACGTGGTCCGCTACCAGGGCGAGCCGGTGGCCCTCGTCGCCGCCGAGCACCCGGAGACCGCGCGCCGGGCGCTCCGGCTCATCGAGGTGGAGTACGAGATACGGACCCCGCTGACCGATTCCGAGCAGGCGGTCAGCGGCGAGGGGCCCCGCGTCCATGACCGACGGGTCGACGGCAAGGACGAGCTGGGGAACGTCGTACGCCATGTCCGCATCCGGCACGGCGACATGGCGGAGGCCGAGCGGCTCGCCGAGGTGGTCGTCTCGGGGACGTACGACGTGGGCATGCAGGACCAGGCGTTCCTGGGTCCGGAGTCGGGGCTCGCGATACCCGCCGAGGACGGCGGCGTCGACGTCTACGTGTCGACCCAGTGGCTGTACGACGACCAGCACCAGATGTGCTCGGCGCTCGGGCTCCCCCCTTCGATGGTCCGGCTGACCATGTCCGGCGTCGGCGGGGCCTTCGGGGGCCGCGAGGACGTGTCCGTACAGATCCACTCCGCGCTGCTCGCCCTGCACACCGGGCGGCCGGTGAAGATGAGCTACAACCGCGAGGAGTCCTTCTTCGGGCACGTGCACCGGCACCCGGCGAAGATGTGGTTCGAGCACGGGGCGACGCGCGACGGCAGGATCGTCTACGTGAAGGCGCGGCTGGTCTTCGACGGCGGCGCGTACACCTCCACCTCGCAGGTCGTCATCGCCAACGGCTCGTACTTCGCGGCCGGGGCGTACGAGGTCCCGCACGTGGAGATCGACGGCTACTCGGTCTACACGAACAACCCGCCCTGCGGGGCGATGCGCGGCTTCGGCGCCGTCCAGAGCTGTTACGGGGTGGAGTCGAACCTCGACAAACTGGCCCGCGCCCTGGGCATCGAGCCGGTCGAGCTGCGGATACGCAACGCCATGACGACCGGCACCATGCTGCCGACCGGGCAGCGGGTCGACGGCCCCGCACCCGCGGCGGAGCTGCTGGAGCGGCTGCGCGACCGGCCGCTCCCACCGCCCGGCGACGGCGTCTTCGGGCTCCCCGGCGGCCTCAACAACACCACCCGTGGCGAGGGCATCAGGCGCGGCGTCGGGTACGCGATCGGCGTCAAGGCGATCGGCTTCTCCGGCGGCGTCGACGACCGCTCGGTGGCCCGGGTCCGGCTGTCCCTGGCGGACGGCGAGCCGGTGGCACAGGTGCACACCTCGGCGGCCGAGTGCGGCCAGGGCATCGTCACCGTCCAGGCCCAGATCGTACGGACGGAGCTCGGCGTCCAGCAGGTGACGGTCCTCCCTGCGGACACGCAGGTCGGCGACGCGGGCTCCTCGTCGGCGTCGCGGATCAGCTGGATGAGCGGGGGCGCGGTGCAGGGGGCGTGCAAGGCGCTGCGTCGGCGCCTCACCGAGCTCGGTGACGGCGACCTCGGTCAACTCCTCGCCGTGCACGGGCCGTTGGAGGAGGAGTACGAGTACTCCCACCGCCGGACGTATCCCGTGGACCCGGAGCGCGGGCAGGGGCAGGCGCACATCGCCTTCGCGTTCGCCGCGCACCGCGCCGTGGTGGAGGTCGACACCGAACTCGGCCTGGTGAAGGTCGTCGAGCTGGCGACCGCCCAGGACGTCGGCAGAGCGATGAATCCGCTCGCCGTGGAGGGGCAGATCGAGGGCGGCAGCGCGCAGGGCCTGGGGCTCGCCCTGATGGAGGAGCTGCACGTGAAGGACGGCAAGGTGCGCAACCCCTCCTTCACCGACTACCTCATCCCCACCATCGCGGACATGCCGTCCGTGCCCATCGACCTTCTCGAACTGCCGCACCCCGACTCGCCGTACGGCCTGAACGGGGTGGGCGAGCCGCCCACCCTCTCCTCCACACCGGCCATCGCGAACGCCCTGCGCGACGCGACCGGGCTTGAGCTGGGCAGGGTGCCGGTGCGACCGGACAACTTCACCGATCCGGCCCGGCCCTGA
- a CDS encoding MFS transporter, protein MPVDETRTLSPEPSTAQQPRTASRPPTAPPKTPAYSVWLVRLMVVGLVLAALNLRPAITSLGPLLEEVRKGLGMSGAVAGLLTSVPSVCFAVFGIMAPRLARRFGPASIVCAGMTAIAAGLFLRPFLGGTPGFLVASAFALVGIAVSNILLPAIVKQWFPDRVSTMTGLYSMALAIGTSLAALSTVPLTKALGGSWQTGLAVWGILAALALCVWLPLALRHGRDRRAATARARAESPDVEALESAASVPTSQLRMVKSRTAWALACFFGLQATAAYITMGWMPQIFRDAGISAGTSGILLALTMAMGIPLAFVIPRVATRLTNQGPVVVVLGLCGLSGYAGLYLAPAGGAWAWALLLGVSNCAFPLALTMIGLRAKSHQGVVKLSAFAQSIGYLISIPGPLLIGVLHDASGGWGLPIALMAALMVPQMFVGALAGRNRTIEKELAA, encoded by the coding sequence ATGCCCGTCGATGAAACCCGGACCCTGAGCCCCGAGCCCAGCACCGCACAGCAGCCCCGCACCGCCTCGCGGCCGCCGACCGCCCCGCCGAAGACGCCCGCGTACTCCGTCTGGCTCGTCCGCCTCATGGTCGTCGGCCTGGTGCTCGCCGCGCTCAACCTCCGCCCCGCCATCACCAGCCTCGGCCCCCTCCTCGAAGAGGTCCGCAAGGGGCTCGGGATGAGCGGCGCCGTCGCCGGTCTGCTCACGTCCGTGCCGTCCGTCTGTTTCGCGGTGTTCGGCATCATGGCCCCGCGCCTGGCCCGCCGCTTCGGCCCGGCGTCCATCGTCTGCGCGGGCATGACCGCGATAGCCGCCGGTCTGTTCCTGCGGCCCTTCCTGGGCGGCACCCCGGGCTTCCTCGTCGCGAGCGCGTTCGCCCTCGTCGGCATTGCCGTCAGCAACATCCTGCTCCCGGCCATCGTCAAGCAGTGGTTCCCCGACCGGGTCTCCACCATGACCGGCCTGTACTCGATGGCCCTCGCGATCGGCACCTCGCTGGCCGCCCTGTCCACCGTCCCGCTCACCAAGGCGCTCGGCGGCAGCTGGCAGACCGGCCTCGCCGTCTGGGGCATCCTCGCCGCACTGGCCCTCTGCGTCTGGCTGCCGCTGGCCCTCAGGCACGGCCGCGACCGCAGGGCCGCCACCGCCCGTGCTCGGGCCGAGAGCCCGGACGTCGAGGCCCTGGAGTCGGCCGCCTCGGTCCCCACTTCTCAGCTGCGCATGGTGAAGTCCCGTACCGCCTGGGCGCTGGCCTGCTTCTTCGGGCTCCAGGCCACGGCCGCGTACATCACGATGGGCTGGATGCCGCAGATCTTCCGCGACGCGGGCATCTCCGCCGGGACGTCCGGCATCCTCCTGGCCCTCACCATGGCGATGGGCATCCCGCTCGCCTTCGTCATCCCGCGCGTCGCGACCCGCCTGACCAACCAGGGCCCGGTCGTGGTGGTCCTCGGCCTGTGCGGACTGTCCGGCTACGCGGGCCTCTACCTGGCCCCCGCGGGCGGCGCCTGGGCCTGGGCCCTCCTGCTCGGCGTCTCCAACTGCGCCTTCCCCCTCGCGCTCACCATGATCGGGCTGCGCGCCAAGAGCCACCAGGGCGTCGTCAAGCTGTCCGCGTTCGCACAGAGCATCGGCTACCTGATCTCCATCCCCGGCCCGCTGCTCATCGGCGTGCTGCACGACGCCAGCGGCGGCTGGGGCCTGCCGATCGCACTGATGGCCGCGCTGATGGTGCCGCAGATGTTCGTCGGCGCCCTCGCGGGCCGCAACCGTACGATCGAGAAGGAACTGGCCGCCTGA
- a CDS encoding FadR/GntR family transcriptional regulator, which yields MTLTSPRRSALSDQVITALRNQITSGEWPVGSRIPTEPELVEQLGVARNTVREAVRALAHNGLLDIRQGSGTYVLATSELAGVMHRRFADADPLHIAELRSTLESSAGRLAAQRRTDKDVRQLDALLARREEAWASGDAEQFVTADASLHLAVVAASHNDVLIGLYADLGDLMRHWLRDDIGHELRPEDHMDHARLIEAIRAGDAETAAAEAASYSLKCLAERGCLTE from the coding sequence ATGACGCTGACCTCTCCCCGGCGTTCCGCACTCTCCGACCAGGTGATCACCGCCCTGCGCAACCAGATCACCTCCGGCGAGTGGCCCGTGGGGTCACGCATTCCGACCGAACCCGAGCTGGTCGAGCAGCTCGGGGTGGCGCGCAACACCGTCCGCGAGGCGGTGCGCGCGCTCGCCCACAACGGCCTGCTCGACATCCGGCAGGGCTCGGGCACGTACGTCCTGGCGACGAGCGAGCTGGCGGGGGTGATGCACCGCAGGTTCGCGGACGCCGATCCGCTGCACATCGCGGAGCTGCGCTCCACGCTGGAGTCCTCGGCGGGGCGGCTCGCCGCGCAGCGCCGCACGGACAAGGACGTACGGCAGCTGGACGCGCTGCTCGCGCGGCGCGAGGAGGCGTGGGCCTCGGGCGACGCCGAGCAGTTCGTCACGGCGGACGCCTCGCTGCACCTGGCGGTGGTGGCCGCCTCGCACAACGACGTGCTGATCGGGCTGTACGCCGACCTCGGGGATCTGATGCGGCACTGGCTGCGGGACGACATCGGGCACGAGCTGCGGCCCGAGGACCACATGGACCACGCGCGGCTGATCGAGGCGATCCGGGCCGGTGACGCGGAGACGGCGGCGGCCGAGGCGGCGAGCTACTCGCTGAAGTGCCTGGCCGAGCGCGGCTGCCTCACGGAGTGA
- a CDS encoding amidohydrolase family protein produces the protein MIIDTHMHPTNIVDQAWRHDGEPFTGERTLAMMDGPFMINGKPRRIDYGCIMPPPGNSVWQDGMRGGREGIRDYMAYITKLVTEYPDRFIGNFMYNPRFGPENGAKELRFHVEEYGYKMLKLHANMHAYRPDRALDWLRPVLKVCDELGILVLIHTGDGPYSIPTQFYPIIREFPNVNFILGHFGVQTGGVYCFEALYMILDSPNVYGESGWLLQSRIVEFAQQMEKHQLVFGTDSPPNEPGMWARELEVLMGPPPQGMNLSEEHLEGYLGNNVAKLLGLDPTPAPRDQEEAQLRLKSSYATLENPSAKSAAEMRG, from the coding sequence TTGATCATCGACACCCATATGCACCCGACGAACATCGTCGACCAGGCGTGGAGGCACGACGGCGAGCCGTTCACCGGTGAGCGGACCCTCGCGATGATGGACGGCCCGTTCATGATCAACGGGAAGCCGCGCCGGATCGACTACGGCTGCATCATGCCCCCGCCCGGCAACTCGGTGTGGCAGGACGGGATGCGCGGGGGTCGCGAGGGCATTCGCGATTACATGGCGTACATCACGAAGCTGGTCACGGAGTACCCGGACCGCTTCATCGGGAACTTCATGTACAACCCGCGCTTCGGGCCGGAGAACGGCGCGAAGGAGCTGAGGTTCCACGTCGAGGAATACGGCTACAAGATGCTCAAGCTGCATGCCAACATGCACGCTTACCGCCCGGACCGGGCCCTGGACTGGCTGCGTCCGGTACTGAAGGTCTGCGACGAGCTGGGCATCCTGGTGCTCATCCACACCGGTGACGGGCCGTACTCGATCCCGACGCAGTTCTACCCGATCATCCGGGAGTTCCCGAACGTCAACTTCATCCTCGGCCACTTCGGTGTGCAGACGGGTGGCGTGTACTGCTTCGAGGCGCTCTACATGATCCTCGACTCGCCGAACGTGTACGGCGAGTCCGGCTGGCTCCTCCAGTCGCGCATCGTGGAGTTCGCGCAGCAGATGGAGAAGCACCAGCTGGTCTTCGGCACCGACTCGCCGCCGAACGAACCAGGCATGTGGGCACGGGAGCTGGAAGTCCTCATGGGCCCGCCGCCGCAGGGGATGAACCTCAGCGAGGAGCACCTGGAGGGGTACCTCGGCAACAACGTGGCGAAGCTGCTCGGGCTCGACCCGACGCCCGCGCCCCGGGACCAGGAGGAGGCGCAGCTGCGGCTGAAGAGCTCGTACGCGACGCTGGAGAACCCGTCGGCGAAGTCCGCAGCGGAGATGCGCGGGTAG
- a CDS encoding nucleobase:cation symporter-2 family protein, which translates to MSRTTDHGCTDDEKGQGVAPPEVRDPVEAVPSFWRLAVYGFQHVLAFYAGAVVMPLLVAQGIGLPDEDIGLLVNASLLTCGIATLMQAVGFKGVGIKLPIVQGTSTTAVPSLVSVGLAAGGAKAGMPTVLGAVIAAGLALFVIAPVFSKLVKYFPPLVTGTIVTIVGITLLAVAARQVGGGDPSAKTFGSPAQLGLAAVTFVVILLLYKFSRGFLATIAVLAGLFIGTVVAALAGKTDFSKIGDASWIGMAAPLHYGIRFDSLAILAIFMVMIIVAVESIGQFFAVGEIVGRAVDGKGVTRALRADGLATAVAGALNSFPSTVYSQNIGLIRLTRVKSRWIIASAGVIMILFGLVPKIGAVVAAMPASVLGGATIVLFATIGVVGIQILLQADLTDQRNTILVAASLGIGFLPTAFPQFAEQMPTRQLHALFESGIILGTITAVLLNLFFHHLRLPGGHRKEVEAVDPPEHYMQHEVHTEKDPV; encoded by the coding sequence ATGTCCCGCACCACAGATCACGGCTGTACGGACGACGAGAAGGGCCAGGGGGTCGCGCCACCGGAGGTGCGGGACCCCGTGGAGGCGGTGCCGTCGTTCTGGCGGCTCGCGGTGTACGGATTCCAGCACGTGCTCGCCTTCTACGCCGGGGCGGTAGTGATGCCGCTGCTGGTCGCGCAGGGCATCGGGCTGCCGGACGAGGACATCGGGCTGCTGGTCAACGCCTCGCTGCTGACCTGCGGCATCGCGACGCTGATGCAGGCGGTCGGCTTCAAGGGGGTCGGCATCAAACTGCCGATCGTGCAGGGCACGTCGACCACGGCGGTGCCCTCGCTCGTCTCGGTGGGGCTGGCGGCCGGTGGCGCGAAGGCCGGGATGCCGACCGTGCTGGGGGCGGTGATCGCGGCGGGGCTCGCCCTGTTCGTGATCGCGCCCGTCTTCAGCAAGCTGGTGAAGTACTTCCCGCCGCTGGTCACGGGCACCATCGTGACGATCGTCGGGATCACCCTGCTCGCGGTGGCCGCCCGTCAGGTGGGCGGCGGCGACCCGAGTGCGAAGACCTTCGGGTCGCCCGCGCAGTTGGGGCTCGCCGCCGTGACGTTCGTGGTCATCCTGCTGCTGTACAAGTTCTCGCGGGGCTTCCTGGCGACGATCGCGGTGCTGGCGGGGCTGTTCATCGGCACGGTCGTGGCGGCCCTCGCGGGCAAGACGGACTTCTCGAAGATCGGCGACGCGTCGTGGATCGGGATGGCGGCTCCGCTGCACTACGGGATCCGGTTCGACAGCCTCGCGATCCTGGCCATCTTCATGGTCATGATCATCGTGGCGGTGGAGTCGATCGGGCAGTTCTTCGCGGTCGGCGAGATCGTCGGCCGTGCGGTGGACGGCAAGGGCGTCACCCGGGCGCTGCGGGCGGACGGGCTGGCCACGGCGGTCGCCGGTGCCCTCAACTCGTTCCCCAGCACGGTGTACTCGCAGAACATCGGGCTGATCCGGCTCACCCGGGTCAAGAGCCGGTGGATCATCGCGTCGGCGGGCGTGATCATGATCCTGTTCGGTCTGGTGCCGAAGATCGGGGCGGTCGTCGCCGCGATGCCCGCCTCCGTGCTCGGCGGCGCGACCATCGTGCTGTTCGCGACGATCGGCGTGGTCGGCATCCAGATCCTGCTCCAGGCGGATCTGACCGACCAGCGGAACACCATCCTGGTCGCCGCCAGCCTGGGCATCGGATTCCTGCCGACCGCGTTCCCGCAGTTCGCCGAACAGATGCCGACACGGCAACTGCATGCACTGTTCGAGAGCGGAATCATCCTCGGCACGATCACAGCCGTCCTTTTGAACCTGTTCTTCCACCATTTGCGGCTGCCGGGCGGTCACAGGAAGGAGGTCGAAGCCGTTGACCCGCCGGAACATTACATGCAACATGAAGTGCACACGGAGAAGGACCCCGTCTAG
- a CDS encoding UbiD family decarboxylase: protein MTRTEVSQDLRDFLRSYADEHPDDVLTVGEKLDGEDVAALAMELAARGRDEMLVCRDVAGVDTSVVTNVFASRRRVARLLGTDPAGLHAAYQAASARTCTPRVVAEGPVLEVVESGEDVDLASLPLIRHFASDRGPYITSGIIAVEAPANAPGRAGNLSYHRSMVHSRNELATSLHSRGHLWQLLRLAEERGERLPVALVLGGHPLFMLAASARLGADVDERDVAGGLFGAPLEVVRTPQHGIRVPASAEIVLEGYLDPARHAEEGPFGEFSGYSSDRSTNDVLTVETVLRRRDALLLDVVGGNTDEHLNLARIPRESEMAQKLKERFPEVSALYYPTSGTHFHAYVAMRASRPGQARQIMLGLLGWDPYLKTVVAVDADVDVTDDAQVLWAMATHLQPHRDVFVVDGLPGSPLDPSSTANGTTSRMALDATRGADFHGVRIRVDPERVATARRVLG, encoded by the coding sequence GTGACACGCACTGAGGTGTCGCAGGACCTCAGGGACTTCCTTCGCTCGTACGCGGACGAGCACCCGGACGACGTCCTGACGGTCGGGGAGAAGCTGGACGGCGAGGACGTGGCGGCGCTGGCCATGGAGCTGGCGGCGCGGGGCCGGGACGAGATGCTGGTCTGCCGCGACGTGGCGGGCGTGGACACCTCGGTCGTCACGAACGTCTTCGCGTCGCGGCGGCGGGTGGCCCGGCTGCTGGGGACCGATCCGGCGGGACTGCACGCGGCGTACCAGGCGGCTTCCGCGCGCACGTGCACGCCTCGGGTGGTGGCGGAGGGGCCGGTGCTTGAGGTGGTGGAGTCGGGCGAGGACGTCGACCTGGCCTCGCTGCCGCTGATCCGGCACTTCGCCTCCGACCGGGGCCCGTACATCACGAGCGGGATCATCGCGGTGGAGGCCCCGGCGAACGCTCCGGGGCGGGCGGGCAATCTGAGCTACCACCGCTCGATGGTGCACAGCCGCAACGAGCTGGCGACGAGCCTGCACTCGCGCGGCCACCTGTGGCAGTTGCTGCGGCTCGCGGAGGAGCGCGGCGAACGGCTGCCGGTGGCACTGGTGCTGGGCGGGCACCCGCTGTTCATGCTGGCGGCTTCGGCGCGGCTGGGGGCGGACGTGGACGAGCGGGACGTGGCGGGTGGTCTGTTCGGCGCGCCTCTGGAGGTCGTACGGACTCCGCAGCACGGGATACGGGTGCCGGCGAGCGCGGAGATCGTGCTGGAGGGGTACCTCGATCCGGCGCGGCACGCGGAGGAGGGGCCCTTCGGGGAGTTTTCGGGCTACTCCTCCGACCGGTCGACGAACGACGTGCTGACGGTGGAGACGGTGCTGCGGCGGCGCGACGCCCTGCTGCTGGACGTGGTCGGGGGGAACACCGACGAGCATCTGAATCTGGCGCGGATACCCCGCGAGTCGGAGATGGCGCAGAAGCTGAAGGAACGGTTCCCGGAGGTGAGCGCGCTGTACTACCCGACGTCGGGCACGCACTTCCACGCGTACGTGGCGATGCGGGCGTCCCGGCCGGGGCAGGCGCGGCAGATCATGCTCGGTCTGCTGGGCTGGGACCCGTATCTGAAGACGGTCGTCGCGGTGGACGCGGACGTGGACGTGACGGACGACGCGCAGGTGCTGTGGGCCATGGCCACGCATCTCCAGCCCCACCGGGACGTGTTCGTGGTGGACGGGCTGCCGGGGAGCCCCCTGGACCCCTCCTCCACGGCGAACGGCACGACGTCGCGGATGGCGCTGGACGCCACGCGGGGGGCGGATTTCCACGGGGTGCGGATCCGGGTGGACCCGGAGCGGGTGGCGACGGCGCGGCGGGTTCTGGGCTGA
- a CDS encoding GntR family transcriptional regulator has translation MATDKAQQAVSTQAVQHAVNPVAAGSLLADRAYDELKAAVLANRLRPGDALSVPALATQMGISRSPVREAVQRLIHDGLASHVPHRGAVVSTVDLADVRQLYVVREVMEGLAARLATERLDATKVGELRDLLERHERVVTSDYDETAHIEMDMAYHSLIREVAGNTHLTSALDTIQGKAHLALHSLWRSPEAPRLAVAEHRRIFEAMTAGDPDAAELAAREHIRRLRIRLSQAVAAGPDQDDARGPGIHPVA, from the coding sequence ATGGCGACCGACAAGGCACAGCAGGCGGTGAGCACGCAGGCCGTGCAGCACGCTGTGAATCCGGTCGCGGCCGGGAGTCTGCTGGCGGACCGGGCGTACGACGAGCTGAAGGCCGCCGTGCTGGCGAACCGCCTGCGGCCGGGCGACGCCCTGTCCGTACCGGCGCTCGCCACGCAGATGGGCATCAGCCGCAGCCCCGTCAGGGAAGCCGTGCAGCGGCTGATCCACGACGGACTCGCCTCCCACGTCCCGCACCGGGGCGCCGTTGTCTCCACCGTCGACCTGGCGGACGTACGTCAGCTGTACGTGGTCCGCGAGGTCATGGAGGGGCTGGCGGCGCGCCTGGCCACCGAGCGGCTCGACGCCACCAAGGTCGGCGAGCTGCGCGACCTCCTGGAGCGGCACGAGCGCGTGGTCACCTCGGACTACGACGAGACCGCGCACATCGAGATGGACATGGCGTACCACAGCCTGATCCGCGAGGTCGCCGGGAACACCCACCTGACCTCGGCCCTGGACACCATCCAGGGCAAGGCCCACCTGGCGCTGCACTCCCTGTGGCGCAGCCCGGAGGCCCCTCGGCTCGCGGTGGCCGAACACCGCCGGATCTTCGAGGCGATGACGGCCGGTGACCCGGACGCGGCGGAGCTCGCCGCCCGGGAGCACATCAGGCGGCTGCGCATCCGGCTCTCCCAGGCGGTGGCCGCGGGTCCTGACCAGGACGACGCGCGGGGCCCCGGGATCCACCCGGTGGCGTGA